In Gemmatimonadaceae bacterium, the genomic window CAGTGCCGGTGACAAACAGCTTGGATTCGACGTGCTTGCCGATGGAAGCTCACGGATTGCTACAGGTCGCCTGCTGAGTGACCCGCGGAATGAGCTGGTGCACCACCCGATCGGCTTCCTGCAGACCGCTTTTTCGCCGAACTCGGTGGTCATTGATGCAGGGCGGCAGCAGGGGTTCCGGTATGTGCGAATGAACGCGTTGGGCAAGCGGTTCGGAATGCTCATCGATCCAACAACGAATCTGCCCGTCCGCATTCAGCAAATCGTCTATCACCCAATGCTGGGTGATGTGCTTCTCGAAACCGACCTCCATGACTGGCAGGACTTCGACGGACTCAAGCTTCCAGCGCGGCTCGTTCAGCGGCTGGACGAACGATGGACTCTCACCGACATCCGCCTTGCCAGCATACAGGTGAATCCCACCGACATCCCGGACCTTGCGGCACCGGCGGAATTGCGCGCGGCGCCGGCTCCGGCGCCGGTCGCACCGACTATTGTGGTCACCGAGCCTGCGCCCGGTGTGTGGCTGCTGGCGGGCCAGTCGCATCACAGCGTGGCGATCGAGATGGCGGACCATCTGCTGCTCGTCGAGGCACCACAGAACGAGGCGCGCACTCTCGCGGTGATTCAGCGAGCCCGGACGCTCGCACCGGGCAAGCCTGTTCGCGCGGTGATCAACACTCATCATCATTTCGATCATGCAGGCGGGCTGCGCGCGGCAATCTCGGAGGGGCTGACTGTAATCACGCACGAGCTGAACAAGCCGTTGTTCGATTCACTGGCTCTTCGGCGACATACGATCGTTCAGGACGCGCTGTCGAGGAACCAGCGTGCGCCGCGCATCGAGGGAGTCGGGGCAAAGCGAGTGATCACCGATGGCACCCGCACGGTGGAGCTGCATCACCTCACCCGAAACCTGCACTCCAAATCGATGCTCGTCGTGTACCTGCCCAAGGAGAGGATGTTGATCGAGGCGGATGTGTACAGCCCGCCGGCAACGCCGCCTGCGGCAGGAGCGCCGCCGCCTGTCTTCCCGCATGCATCGAACCTCGTTCAAAACATCGAGACGCTGGGGCTGGCAGTGGACACGATTGTCCCGATTCATGGGCGAGTCGTTCCGATGAGTGATTTGCGTGCGGCGGCTCAGACAGCACCTCCACGAGAGTAGGAAAGAGGATCCTGTCGGTGAACATTGTCCTGGAGGTCTACTGATGGTCGCCGCGATGCCG contains:
- a CDS encoding MBL fold metallo-hydrolase, with translation MATSTASGQRRRTALDAVATAMGGRARVLAVKSLSMVGRGSTYNLGQNPAPFDSLPMFEVTEFRRISDFANGRWRLEIARTPRFVTGNTASQRLTSAGDKQLGFDVLADGSSRIATGRLLSDPRNELVHHPIGFLQTAFSPNSVVIDAGRQQGFRYVRMNALGKRFGMLIDPTTNLPVRIQQIVYHPMLGDVLLETDLHDWQDFDGLKLPARLVQRLDERWTLTDIRLASIQVNPTDIPDLAAPAELRAAPAPAPVAPTIVVTEPAPGVWLLAGQSHHSVAIEMADHLLLVEAPQNEARTLAVIQRARTLAPGKPVRAVINTHHHFDHAGGLRAAISEGLTVITHELNKPLFDSLALRRHTIVQDALSRNQRAPRIEGVGAKRVITDGTRTVELHHLTRNLHSKSMLVVYLPKERMLIEADVYSPPATPPAAGAPPPVFPHASNLVQNIETLGLAVDTIVPIHGRVVPMSDLRAAAQTAPPRE